CGGCCAGGTCGGCGATCTCGTACAGCGCCTGCTGCAGCTGCTTGGATTTCTCCAGGCCCTCGATGCGCGCGCGCATCCGCTCCGTGTCCAGCAGCGCCAGCCCGAACGCGGCCGCCATCTCGCACCAGGCCGCACGCTGCGGCGCGGCCAGCGGCTGTTCCAGCCGCGCGGCCACGGCCACGCAGGCGCCGTCCGGCGTCTTCAGCACGTGCAGCAGCGCCTGCGCAGGCGCGGTCACCGTCTCCACCAGGCTGCGCCGGACCAGCGCCGGCAGCCAGGCCGGCGCATGCGGCGTGGCGCCGAACAGGCGCCCGACCGCGCCGTCGCCACAGGCGATGGCCAGGTCGCTGCCCGGCGGCAGCAAGCCGCACAGCATGGCCGCGGTCTGTTCGCAAGCCTGGCCGTCGGGTTGATCCTGGCGGGCGATCGCGGACGGCTTGAACATCGACAACAACTCCTACATGACGTCGGACCTGCCCCACGTCTCCCCCTGCCGCCAGCATACCTTTTACCTGAAGGGGCGCACGCGCAATGACCCCGTGCGCGGTGCTGGCGCGTTCACTGTCTACGATGCCTGCTGCCTTCCCGCCCTCGCCCGCCGCCGCCTCGCCCACGCCACGCTATGCGCCGGGCCGGCGAACGCTTAGGCTTGCCGCCGTGGATGCCCTGGTCGAAACGAGCGATGAAGCCCTGATGCTGGCCTATGCGGCCGGCGACGCCGGCGCGTTCGAAACCTTGTACGCGCGCCACCGCGGCCGCCTCTATCACTACCTGCTGCGCCAGCTGCGCGACGTGGCGCTGGCCGAGGAAATGTTCCAGGACGTGTGGCAGCGGGTCATCGCCGCGCGCCAGGGCTGGCAGCCGCAGGCGGCGTTCAGTACCTGGCTGTTGCGCATCGCCCACAATCGGCTCGGCGATCACTGGCGCGCGGCCAAGCACCGCCCGGCCGCGCCGGCCGACGCCGATCTACGCACCGCCAGCGTGCCGGATCCGGATACCCCGGAACGGCAGCTGTCCGCGTTCGAACAGCGGCGCCAGCTGCAGCTGGCGCTCGACGACTTGCCGGAGGATCAACGCGAAGTGCTGCTGCTGCGCCTGGAACAGGAACTGAGCCTGGAGGAGATCGGACAGATCACCGGGGTCGGCCGCGAGACGGTCAAGTCGCGGCTGCGCTATGCGATGGACAAACTGCGCGCGAGGCTGGGCGAATGAACGCCGACGAGCCGCTGACCCCGGAAGAACGCGCCCTCGCCGAACGCCTGCGCCTGGGCCGGCAGGCGCAGCCGTCGTCAGCGCTGGACGCGGCGATCCTGGCCGCGGCGCGCGCGGCGGTGGCGTCAGCGCCGGCGGCCACGCCGCCAGTGGATGCGCGCGCCGAACCCGAACCCCATACCGATGCCGTGCAGCCGGCGCCGATCGCCGCCGCGCCGCAGCTGGCGCGCGAAACACCGCCCATCGTCGCCAGGCGTCGCACGCGGTGGCCGGCCTGGACGGGACTGGCGGCGTCGCTGAGCCTGGCGGTCGGCATCGCCTGGCAACTGCGGACGCCACCTCCGCCGGTACCGATGCCGGCCGCAGCGCCGGCGCCGGCGGCAGCGGAGACGGCAGAGTCCGCGGCGCCAGCACCGGCGCCTGCCAGCTCCGCCCCGCCGGCCGACGCCGCTGCGCGTACGGACGTGGCACAGCCAGAGCCCGCGCCACCGCCGCCATCGGCAAGCACTCCTCCCATGCAGGAAATCGTGCCGACAGCGGCGTCGGCACCGGCACAGGTCGTCGCCGAACCGGCGCCTGTCGTCGCAGCGAAGCCGGCACCGCGGATGGTCGCGCCTCCGGCACCGCCTGCGCCACCCGCGCCGATGTCCGCGCCCGCAGCCGACGCGCAGGAGGCGCTTGCCGACGCCGCGGCAGCGCGCACGCAGCAGGAGTCGGCGGCACAGGATGAACAGCGCTCCGCCGTGCAGGATCGCGGCCAGCCACTGCGCGCGCGGCGGGAGGCACTGGCCCGCACGCAGGCGAAGACGGCTGCATCCGACGCACGCATAGAGGGCGGGCTGATGGCCGCGCCGGCGCCCGCCGCGCCCGCCGCGCCGATCGCCGAAAACATGATTCCGGTCGCCGCGACCGCGGCCCCCGCCGACGCGACTCTTGAGGCCGCCGCGGATGCGGATGCCCGACTGTCGCGGCGGCAATGGCTGCACCGCATCCGCGAGCGCCGCGACGCAGGCGACCACGCGACTGCGCGCGCCAGCCTGCAGCGGTTCCAGCGCGAGCATCCGCACACGCGCATCCCCGACGACCTGCGCGCCCTGCTCGACTGAGCTGAGCGCGTCGCCGCTGGCTGCACGTGCCAGGCGAGTGGGCCCAGCTGACCACGAGTCCGCCGGGATCCGTGAAGCCTCCGCAACCGCAAAGCCCTCGGATGCGTAGCGCCCCATCCACCCGCTGGCGCCGAACAATCTGCCCGGCAAGCGACCACCGCATCCCGCGACGTCGCCAGTCCCGGCGAGCCGCTTGACAGCTGCCGAGCGCCGACCGATGTTGCCGCTCTGTCCAGAGCGACGCCCCGCCATGCGCAGCAGCCCGATTGCCCGTTTCGCACTGCTCGCGCTCCCGCTCGGCTGGGCGTTGACCGGCCACGCGCAGACGATCGCGCCACCTGCGCGCATCGCCATGGAGCACGCGGTCGCCACTGCGATCGACGGCTCGTCGATGCCCTACGACATCGGCACCCTGTCGGTGCCGGAGAACCGCGACAAACCGGATAGCCGCCCGATCCAGGTCGGCTTCGCCCGGGTCAAGGCGCGCCACCCGAGCGGTGCACCGCCGATCTTCCTGCTGGCGGGCGGACCGGGCACGACGATGCTCGACATCGTGCTCGATCGCGACGACACCGCCAGGCGCCGCGTCAAAGCCTGGCAGGCGTATGCGGAGGTCGCCGACCTGGTGGTGGTCGAGCAGCGCGGCTACACCCTGCGCGGCGAACAAATGGAACTGGACACGCCGGCCTTGCCGCTGGACCAGCCGATGACCACCGCGCAGGACATCGCCATCACCCGCGGCCTGGCGCGGCGCGCGCAGGCCGCCTATCCGCAGGCCGATCTCTCCGGCTATTCGATCGCGCAGATCGCCGACGACGTCGACGACCTGCGCCATGCGCTGGGCTACGACAGGATCAGCCTGGTCGCCGCCAGCTTCGGCTCGCAGTGGGCGTTCGCGGTGCTCAAGCGCCATCCCGGACGCGTGGCGCGCGCGGTGATCTCCGCCACCGAACCGCTGGACGCCGGCTACGACCAACCGTCGCAGGTGTTCGCCGCGTTCCAGCGCATCGCCGCGGAAGCCGACCAATCGCCCGCGCTGGCCCCATACCTGCCCGCCGGCGGCACGATCGCGGCGCTGCAGGCGACGCGCCAGCGTTTCGCCGCCGGTCCGATCCGTGTAGACGTCGAGCACGACGGCATGCGGCAGCAGGTCGTACTGGGGCTGGAGGACTACCAACTCGCGCTGATCACCTACTCCGCGAACGCCGCCACCTTCCCGCGCTTCGTGCTCTCGGCCTACCACGGCCACTACGAAGACTGGGCGCGCGACGCCATCGCCTGGCGCGCGCCGGAGAAGCGCGCGTTGATCAATCCGCTGATCAATATCGGCCTGGACATGAGCGCGCCGCGCAAGCGCCTGCTGTGGAGCGACCCGGCGCTGCCGCTGCTCGGGCGCTGGAACTTCGCCGCGTATCTGGCGACCAAGGGCGAATGGGCCACCGCCGACGCCGGCGACGCCATGCGCGCACCAGTCCTGGATCCGACCCCGGTGCTGTTCGTGCAGGGCGACTGGGACACCTCCACGCCGCTGGAGAACACCCTGGCGCTGCTGCCCTACTTTCCCAACAGCCGCACGCTGCTGCTGCATCGCGCGCAGCACAATGGCACCTTCGCGCTGCTGCGCAGCCGGCCGGACCTGGCCGCCAAGGTCTACGCGTTCCTGCGCGACGGCGACACCCGCACCCTGCCGGCGGAAGCGGCGCTGGACCCGGTAGCGTTCGCCGCGCCGGCATTTCCCGCGCCCGCGCCCGAATTCGCTGCGCCCGCAGCGGTGGACGAGCACCGCTGAGCACGATGCTTGAATAGCGCGCATTGCCTGCAGCATCCGATCACACACCCGAACCGCACCGACATCGACTGATCGGCGGCATCCGCAGTCCGCCGCGGCGCCTCGTCTAGAATGGCGCCGATGCCCGATACGCTTCCCCACCCCGTCAGCCACAGCGTGGACATCAAGCACAGCCGCTTCCTGGCCCACGCGGCGCCGATCGCCGACGCCGGCGCGGCGCTGGCGTTCGTGCAGCAGGTCGCGGTGGCCGACGCCACCCACAACTGCTGGGCCTACCGGTTCGGCGACGACTACCGCTCCAGCGACGACGGCGAACCGGCCGGCACCGCCGGCCGGCCGATCCTGGCGGCGATCGACGGCCAGGGCTTCGACCGCGTGGCGGTGGTGGTCACGCGCTGGTACGGCGGCATCAAGCTCGGCGCCGGCGGCCTGGTCCGCGCCTACGGCGGCAGCGCCGCCGAGTGCCTGCGGCTGGCGCCGCGGCAACCGCTGCTGGCGTTGAGCCTGCTGACCGTGCACTGCGGGTTCGACGATCTCGGCATCGTGCACGCGACGCTGAGCGCCTGCGCTGCCGAAAAACTCGATGAACGTTTCGACGCCGAGGGCGCCGAATTGCGCCTGCGCCTGCCCAGCGATCGCGTGGACACCTTGAAAACACGGCTGCGCGACGCCACTCGGAACAGGGTCCGCTGCTCGGAAACCTCCCCCGCATGAACGATCCGTCGGCCGACCAGGCCAAGTCGCTGCGCAAGCTCGGCAGCCTGCGCACCTTGTGGCCGTTCGTGCAGCGCCAGCGCGGCCTGTTCGGCGCCTGGCTGTTCGCGCTGGCGGTGTCCTCCAGCGCGACGCTGAGCCTGCCGGTGGCGGTGCGGCAGATGATCGACCACGGCTTCAGCGACGGCAGCAGGATCAACCAGTCCTTCGCGCTGCTGTTCGCGGTGGCGGTGGTGCTGGCGATCGCCACCGCGCTGCGCTTCTACTTCGTGTCCCTGCTCGGCGAGAAAGTCGTCGCCGACCTGCGCGGGCGGCTGTACGCGCACCTGATCGGCCTGCACGCCGGCTTCCACGACCGCAACCGCAGCGGCGAACTGGTGTCGCGGCTGTCGGCCGACAGCGAACTGCTGCGCGGGGTGATCGGCAGCACCATGTCGGTGGCGCTGCGCAGCACGGTGACGGTGGTCGGCAGCATCGTGATGCTGTTCGTGACCAGTCCGCACCTGGCCGCCTATGCACTGCTCGGCATCCCGCTGGCGGTGTTGCCGATCGTGCTCGGCGCGCGCCGCCTGCAGAAGATCTCGCGCGCCAGCCAGGACCGCGTCGCCGACGCCAACACGCTGGCCGCCGAGACCCTGGGCGCGGTGCGCACGGTGCAGGCGCATGCGCGCGAACCCTACGAGCGCGGCCGCTTCGGCCAGGCGCTGGCGCTGTCGGTGGACGTGGCGCGGCGCCGGGTGCGCGCGCAGGCGCTGATCACCGCCACCGCGATCGTGCTGGTGTTCGGCGCGATCGTGCTGGTGCTGTGGTCCGGCGCGCACGAGGTGGCAGCCGGCGAACTGAGCGCCGGCGCGCTCGGCCAGTTCGTGCTGTATGCGATGTTCGGCGGCGGCTCGGTGGCGTCCCTGGCCGAAGTCTGGAACGACCTGCAACGCGCGGCCGGCGGCATGGGCCGCATCGCCGAACTGTTCGCCGAACGTCCCGAGGTGGTGGCGCCGGCCGCGCCGCAGGCGCTGCCGCAGCCGCTGCGCGGCGAGGTGCGCTTCGAGAACGTGGTGTTCCGCTACCCGCAGCGGCCCGATCATCCGGCGCTGGACGGCTTCGACCTGCACGTGCGGCCCGGCGAGAGCGTGGCCCTGGTCGGCCCGTCCGGCGCCGGCAAGAGCACCGTGCTGTCGCTGTTGCTGCGCTTCCACGACCCGCAGGCCGGTACGGTACGGGTGGACGGCGCCGACCTGCGCGAGTTGGACCCGGCGCAGCTGCGCGAAGGCATCGGCCTGGTCCCGCAGCATCCGACCCTGTTCGCCGCCAGTGCCGCCGACAACATCCGCTACGGCCGGCTCGAGGCCAGCGAGGCCGAGGTCGAGGCCGCGGCGCAGGCGGCCGAGGCCGATGCCTTCATCCGCCAGCTGCCGGGCGGCTACGCCAGCGAACTGGGCGAGCGTGGCGCGCGCCTGTCCGGTGGCCAGCAGCAGCGCATCGCCATCGCCCGCGCCTTGCTCAAGGACGCGCCGATCCTGCTGCTGGACGAAGCCACCAGCGCGCTCGACGCGCAGAGCGAACATGCCGTGCAGCAGGCGCTGGAACGGCTGATGGCCGGACGCACCACGCTGGTGATCGCGCACCGCCTGGCGACCGTACTCAAGGCCGACCGCATCGTGGTGATGGACCATGGCCGCATCGTCGCCCAGGGCACCCATGCCGAGCTGCTGGCGCAGGGCGGCCTGTACGCGGAACTGGCGCGGCTGCAATTCATCGACTGACCACGCCGCGCTAACGCCGGCGGGGCTACGGTCCCGCTGCGCCCCACGCAGCGGCGGCGCAAGGCGCCGGCATCGTTTCCGGCGCAATCCGGTTCGACGAATCGCCTTCGACAGGAGACACGCCATGTCCTTTCGCCAACTACCCGCCCTCGGCCCCGACGGCGAGGCCTATCTGATCACCGAGTTCCAGGACGAAGCGCAGCATCAGCAGCAGGCCCAGCAGGATGCGCGCTCAGTCCCGGCGCTGCGCTACGAACTGGCCGACGGACGCAAGCTGATCCGCCGCGGGCAGCAGTTCACCACCACCGGCGGCGAGCTGACCTTGACCGCGGTCTGAGATCGCTCCGCCGCACCGCGCAGTCCGCCGCGACGCATTGCGGCAGCGCGGCTGGTACGTCATGCATGCGCCGCAGTGGTCAATTATTGACCATGCCTCTTGACACGCCCACCGCGCAAGGCGACCCGGCACTTATCCACATGTTTGCGCGCGTTTCATCCACACCGCCTGTGGATGAATGCGCTGCCTGCATTTTCGGAATCGGCATCGGTCCCGCAGGCACACCCTGTACACGCATACCCTGTAGGAGCGGCTTCAGCCGCGACGGGGCGTTACCGGTAAGGTCCGGTCGCGGCTGAAGCCGCTCCTACAGGGGAGTTCGCTGAAAGGGTAGCCACGCGCAAACCACCAGCTCAGCGCGGCAACACCCGGCCGATGCCGCTGGCGTCGATCTCGGTTGCCGCCGCCTGCAACGCGGCCGCAGCGGTCGCAGGATCGAAGCCGATGCGGAAATGCAGCTCGCCTGCCGGCGTGCGCGAGGAATGGATCGAGGTCAGGCTGACGCCGTGGCGCTCGAACACGTACAGCAGGGCCCGCAACGATCCGGCGCGGTCTTCCGGCAGATACACGCTGAGGGTCAGCGGCTCGGTCAGATCGGCGAGCAGATAGCCGACCCGCTCGTAACTGTAGTTGCCGTGCGCGATCGTCGCCTCGCCCAGCGCCTGGCGATTGGCGTCGAGGAAATCGGCGCGGAACTGCGCACGCGCCGCGTCGTCGCCGCGGCCGACCTGGTCGCGCAACCGCGACAGCTGCGCGATCAATCCGTCGAGCACGCTGCCGACGTAGGGATTGCCGAACTGGATGTCTTCGTAGATGGCCGGATTCAGCGCCAGGATGCGCGCGATGATCGCCGTATCCAGCTCGAACGAGGCCGAGCGGTACGGCAGCAGCGCGTCCAACGCACCCAGCGTCGGCGCATGCTCGCGCAACACGCCGGCCTGGGCCAGGTGGCTGGCATGCACCATCGCCTGCACCAACGCCATCACCCGGTCGTGGTGGTCGGGCGTGGTACGCACGCACTCGGCCTCCAGCGCCGCGCACAGCTGCTGCAGCCACGGCTGCCAGTGCGCCAGCCGCGCTTCGCACACCACCAGCACGCGTCCCTTGAGCGTGGGCGACTTCGGCGGCGCGGTCATCGGGTGCAGCCCGGCCACCTCCGCCTGCGAGGCCAGCATCGCCGCCACCGGCTCGCGCTTGACCGAGGTCACGTCCAGCCACAGCTGCGCGCGTTCGCGCCCGGCGGCGCGGCGCACGTAGTCGCCGATCAGTGCCGGCGTATGCCGAATCGGCGCGGAGAAGATCAGGACCTGCGCACGCTGCAGCAGCGCGTCCGGATCCAGCGACTGCGGATCGGCCGGGTCGTGGCCGACCACCTCCAGCTGCATGCGCTCGCGGAAGAACCGGTCCAGCCAGCGGCCATAGGCGCCGGCGCTGCCGACGATGCCGACCACCGGACGCTGGCTCACGCCAGGCGCTCGGCGGCGAAGCGCAGCGGCGTGGCCAGCGCCGCGGGCGCGGCGGCAAGCACGTCCAGTTCCTCGTAGTCCGCGGCCAGGGTCGCTTCCAGCGCCGCGTGCACGCCGGCGATGGCGCGGCCGATTGCCAGTTCGAAGGCGTCGCCGCGCAGCAGGAACGCGACCAGCAGCGACATCAGTACGTCGCCGGTGCCGGCCACGTCCACCGGCAACAGCGGCGAGCGCCAGCGGTAGATCGCCTCGCGGCTCACCGCCAGCGTCACCAGCTGCCCGGCATCGCCGCTCACGCTGTGCGCCAGCACCCACTGCGGCCCGCGCGCCAGCAACGCCTGCGCCGCGGCGATGGCATCGTCCTGGGCCAAGGCAGGCATGCCGGTGAGGCGTCCGAGTTCGAACGCATTCGGCGTGACCAGCCACGCCTGCGGCAGCAGGCGCTCGGCGAACACGGTCTCCAGCCCTGGCTCGACGTAGGGTCCGGTATGCGTATCGCCGATCACCGGATCCAGGCAGTAGCGCAGCGTCGGACACTGCGGCAGCGTGCTGTCGAGCCAGTCGGCGAATGCGGTGCCGTTGCCGACGCTGCCGAAATAGCCGGACACCAGCATGCGCGCGCGCTGCGGCAGGCCGCGCTCGCTGGCGCCGAGCAGCAGATCGGCGAACCAGTCCGACGGCAGCACCTTGCCGCGCAAGGTGTCGTAGAACGGCGCATTGCTCAACAGCGTGGTCGGGATCTCCGCCACGCGCAGGCCCAACGCGCGCATCGGCGGCATCGCCGCGCTGTTGCCGGCGTGGCCGTAGACCAATTGCGACTGTACGGAAATGACATCGACCGGCACCGGCCCGTCAGGGCGCTGGCGACGGCCGTGGATCAGGTGGCTTTCGGCGGATGCGGTCATCGCCGTAGTTTAAGGGCTGGGATTGGGGATTCGGGGTTCGCCACGGCAGACTCCCGGGCATGCCACACGGCCCCAGCAACCGACACATGCCGTCTGCATGCCTCGCCGAGCAATGAAGCGCCGGTGTTGCGAATTCCAACTCCTTCCACTGGAAGCGGCACCCGCAGACGCCGAATGCGCCGCGCAAGCGCCTTTCTGTCCGACACGAGAACTCCCGGACCCAGGATCTGCCGTTACGAATGCCAATTCCACCCACAACTAAAAAGGCACGTACCCGGCGCCAATCGCGCCCCACACGTGCCTCTTCCCGCCCAGCACGAGACCTACCGGCACCAGGAGTCCGCCGTTACGAATCCCCAATCCCCAATCCCCAATCCCCGCAACTAAAAAAGCACGTGCCCGGCGCCAAAATCGCGCCTCACACGTGCCTGGTCCTGCCAACACGGGGTCCACCGGGCACTAGGAATCCGCCGTTGCGAATCCCCAATCCCGAATCCCCAATCCCGGCCTCACGACGTCATCCGATCCCAGAACCCCTTCACCCCGTCGATGAAGGTCGCCGACTTGGGCGAATGCTTGCGCGCGTCCTCGCCGGTGAAGGTGGATTCGAACTGCTCCAGCAGCTTGCGCTGGTCGGGGGTGAGGTTGACCGGGGTTTCCACCACCACGCGGCAGTACAGGTCGCCTTCGCTGCGGCTGCGCACCGAGCGTACGCCCTTGCCGCGCAGCCGGAACAGCTTGCCGGTCTGGGTCTCGGCGGGAATGCGGATCTCCGCCTCGCCGCCCAGCGTGGCCACGCGCACGGTGTCGCCGAGCGCGGCCTGGGAGATGCGGATCGGCACTTCGCAATGCAGGTCGTCGCCGTCGCGCTGGAAGATCGCGTGCTCGCGCACCCGCACTTCCACGTACAGGTCGCCAGGCGGGGTGCCGGCAGGACCGGCCTCGCCCTCGCCGGACAGGCGGATGCGGTCGCCGTTGTCCACGCCCGGCGGGATCTTCACCGACAGCACCTTGGTCTCCTCGACGCGACCGGCGCCGTGGCAGGTGCCGCACGGGTTCTGCACGATCTGGCCACGCCCGGCGCAATGCGGGCAGCTCTGCTGCATCGCGAAGATGCCGCGCTGGATGCGGACCTGGCCGCGCCCTTGGCAGGTCGTGCAGGTCTCGACCTTGCCGTCTTCCGAACCGCTGCCGTGGCAGTGCTCGCATTCGCCAAGGGTCGGGATCTCGATGCGCCGCTCGATCCCGGCCACCGCTTCTTCCAGGTCTAGCTCCAGCACGTAGCCGATGTCGGCGCCGCGCCGCGACGCGCGGCCACCGCCGCCGGCACCGCCGAAGATGTTGCCGAAGATGTCGCCGAAGATGTCGCCCATGTCCGGGCCGCCAGGGCCGCCGCCGCCGCCCATCCCGCCCATGCCGTGCTCGAACGCGGCATGGCCGTGCGCGTCGTACATGCGCCGCTTGTTGCCGTCGGACAGGACCTCGTAGGCCTCCTTGCACTCCTTGAACGCGGCCTCGGCGGCATGGTCGCCCGGATTGCGGTCGGGATGGTGCTTCATCGCGCAACGGCGATAGGCCTTCTTCAGTTCCTCGTCGCTGGCGGTACGGGCCACGCCCAGCACTTCGTAATAGTCGCGTTTGCTCATAGGGCGGAGATTGGGGATTCGAAATTCGGGATTCGTGTAAAGCAAAAGCGGAGAGCGCTAACTCGTCCGCTTTTGCGAGCGCTACGGACAGGGTATCGGGAACGGGAAGCCGAGAGGCGAAGGCCTTTCGAATCCCTACTCCCGAATCCCGAATCCCGGCTTACTTCTTGTCGTCCTTGACCTCGGTGAACTCGGCGTCGACCACGTCGTCGCCGGCGGCCTGCGCACCGCCCGGGGCGGCGCCCGGCTGCTGTTCGCCGGCGGCCGCGGCCGCGTACAGCGACTGACCGGCCTCTTCCAGCGCCTTGGTCTTGGCCTCGATCTGGCCCTTGTCGTCGCCCTTCATCGCCGTTTCCAGGTCCGCCAGGGCCGACTCGACCTTGCCGATCACATCGCCGCCGACCTTGCTGCCGTGTTCGGTGATCGCGCTGCGGGTGGCGTGGATCAGGCCGTCGGCCTGGTTGCGCGCCTGCACCAGCTCATGGAACTTCTTGTCTTCCTCGCGGTTGGCTTCCGCGTCGGCGACCATCCGCTGGATCTCGTCGTCCGACAGGCCCGAGCCGGCCTTGATCTCGACCTTCTGTTCCTTGTTGGTCTTCTTGTCCTTGGCCGACACGTGCAGGATGCCGTTGGCGTCGATGTCGAAGGACACCTCCACCTGCGGCAGGCCGCGCGGCGCCGGCTCGATCCCGGACAGGTCGAACTTGGCCAGCGACTTGTTGTAGCGGGCCTGCTCGCGCTCGCCCTGCAGCACGTGTACGGTGACCGCGGACTGGTTGTCCTCGGCGGTGGAGAAGGTCTGCGAGGCCTTGGTCGGGATCGTGGTGTTCTTCTCGATGATCTTGGTGAACACGCCGCCCAGGGTCTCGATGCCCAGGCTCAGCGGAGTCACGTCGAGCAGCAGCACGTCCTTGACGTCGCCGGCCAGCACGCCGCCCTGGATCGCGGCGCCCAGCGCCACGGCCTCGTCGGGGTTGACGTCCTTGCGCGGCTCCTTGCCGAAGAACTCGGACACCGCCTGCTGCACCTTCGGCATGCGGGTCTGGCCGCCGACCAGGATCACCTCGGTCACGTCGCTGGCGCGCAGGCCGGCGTCGTTGAGCGCGGTGCGGCACGGCTCGATGGTGCGCTTGACCAGGTCCTCGACCAGCGCCTCGAGCTTGGCCCGGGTCAGCTTGATGTTCAGGTGCTTCGGGCCCGACGCGTCGGCGGTGACGTACGGCAGGTTGACTTCGGTCTGCTGCGAGGTCGACAGCTCGATCTTGGCGCGCTCGGCCGCGTCCTTCAGGCGCTGCAGCGCCAGCGGATCCTTGCGCAGGTCGATGCCCTGGTCCTTGTTGAACTCGTCGACGAGGTAGTCGATGACGCGCTTGTCGAAGTCTTCGCCGCCCAGGAAGGTGTCGCCGTTGGTGGCCAGCACTTCGAACTGCTTCTCGCCGTCGACGTTGGCGATCTCGATGATCGACACGTCGAAGGTGCCGCCGCCCAGGTCGTACACCGCGATCTTGCGGTCGCCGCCCTGGCCCTTGTCCAGGCCGTAGGCCAGCGCCGCGGCGGTCGGCTCGTTGATGATGCGCTTGACGTCCAGGCCGGCGATGCGGCCGGCGTCCTTGGTCGCCTGGCGCTGGCTGTCGTTGAAGTACGCCGGCACGGTGATGACCGCCTCGGTGACCACCTCGCCCAGGAACGCCTCGGCGGTCTTCTTCATCTTCTCCAGCACCTGCGCTGAGATTTCCTGCGAGGCCAGCTTGCGGCCGTCGGCGGTGGCCACCCAGGCGTCGCCGTTGTCATGCTGGACGATGCCGTACGGCACCAGGCCGATGTCCTTCTGCACTTCGGCGTCGGTGAACTTGCGGCCGATCAGGCGCTTCACCGCGTAGAAGGTGTTCTTCGGATTGGTGACCGCCTGGCGCTTGGCCGAGGCGCCCACCAGCACTTCGCCGTCCTTGGTGTAGGCGACGATCGAGGGCGTGGTGCGATCGCCTTCGGAATTTTCGATGACGCGGGCCTTGCCGCCGTCCATGATCGCCACGCACGAGTTGGTCG
This sequence is a window from Xanthomonas sp. CFBP 8443. Protein-coding genes within it:
- a CDS encoding alpha/beta hydrolase, whose translation is MRSSPIARFALLALPLGWALTGHAQTIAPPARIAMEHAVATAIDGSSMPYDIGTLSVPENRDKPDSRPIQVGFARVKARHPSGAPPIFLLAGGPGTTMLDIVLDRDDTARRRVKAWQAYAEVADLVVVEQRGYTLRGEQMELDTPALPLDQPMTTAQDIAITRGLARRAQAAYPQADLSGYSIAQIADDVDDLRHALGYDRISLVAASFGSQWAFAVLKRHPGRVARAVISATEPLDAGYDQPSQVFAAFQRIAAEADQSPALAPYLPAGGTIAALQATRQRFAAGPIRVDVEHDGMRQQVVLGLEDYQLALITYSANAATFPRFVLSAYHGHYEDWARDAIAWRAPEKRALINPLINIGLDMSAPRKRLLWSDPALPLLGRWNFAAYLATKGEWATADAGDAMRAPVLDPTPVLFVQGDWDTSTPLENTLALLPYFPNSRTLLLHRAQHNGTFALLRSRPDLAAKVYAFLRDGDTRTLPAEAALDPVAFAAPAFPAPAPEFAAPAAVDEHR
- a CDS encoding YigZ family protein; its protein translation is MPDTLPHPVSHSVDIKHSRFLAHAAPIADAGAALAFVQQVAVADATHNCWAYRFGDDYRSSDDGEPAGTAGRPILAAIDGQGFDRVAVVVTRWYGGIKLGAGGLVRAYGGSAAECLRLAPRQPLLALSLLTVHCGFDDLGIVHATLSACAAEKLDERFDAEGAELRLRLPSDRVDTLKTRLRDATRNRVRCSETSPA
- a CDS encoding prephenate dehydrogenase, translating into MSQRPVVGIVGSAGAYGRWLDRFFRERMQLEVVGHDPADPQSLDPDALLQRAQVLIFSAPIRHTPALIGDYVRRAAGRERAQLWLDVTSVKREPVAAMLASQAEVAGLHPMTAPPKSPTLKGRVLVVCEARLAHWQPWLQQLCAALEAECVRTTPDHHDRVMALVQAMVHASHLAQAGVLREHAPTLGALDALLPYRSASFELDTAIIARILALNPAIYEDIQFGNPYVGSVLDGLIAQLSRLRDQVGRGDDAARAQFRADFLDANRQALGEATIAHGNYSYERVGYLLADLTEPLTLSVYLPEDRAGSLRALLYVFERHGVSLTSIHSSRTPAGELHFRIGFDPATAAAALQAAATEIDASGIGRVLPR
- a CDS encoding ABC transporter transmembrane domain-containing protein; the encoded protein is MNDPSADQAKSLRKLGSLRTLWPFVQRQRGLFGAWLFALAVSSSATLSLPVAVRQMIDHGFSDGSRINQSFALLFAVAVVLAIATALRFYFVSLLGEKVVADLRGRLYAHLIGLHAGFHDRNRSGELVSRLSADSELLRGVIGSTMSVALRSTVTVVGSIVMLFVTSPHLAAYALLGIPLAVLPIVLGARRLQKISRASQDRVADANTLAAETLGAVRTVQAHAREPYERGRFGQALALSVDVARRRVRAQALITATAIVLVFGAIVLVLWSGAHEVAAGELSAGALGQFVLYAMFGGGSVASLAEVWNDLQRAAGGMGRIAELFAERPEVVAPAAPQALPQPLRGEVRFENVVFRYPQRPDHPALDGFDLHVRPGESVALVGPSGAGKSTVLSLLLRFHDPQAGTVRVDGADLRELDPAQLREGIGLVPQHPTLFAASAADNIRYGRLEASEAEVEAAAQAAEADAFIRQLPGGYASELGERGARLSGGQQQRIAIARALLKDAPILLLDEATSALDAQSEHAVQQALERLMAGRTTLVIAHRLATVLKADRIVVMDHGRIVAQGTHAELLAQGGLYAELARLQFID
- the pdxY gene encoding pyridoxal kinase; protein product: MTASAESHLIHGRRQRPDGPVPVDVISVQSQLVYGHAGNSAAMPPMRALGLRVAEIPTTLLSNAPFYDTLRGKVLPSDWFADLLLGASERGLPQRARMLVSGYFGSVGNGTAFADWLDSTLPQCPTLRYCLDPVIGDTHTGPYVEPGLETVFAERLLPQAWLVTPNAFELGRLTGMPALAQDDAIAAAQALLARGPQWVLAHSVSGDAGQLVTLAVSREAIYRWRSPLLPVDVAGTGDVLMSLLVAFLLRGDAFELAIGRAIAGVHAALEATLAADYEELDVLAAAPAALATPLRFAAERLA
- a CDS encoding RNA polymerase sigma factor, translating into MDALVETSDEALMLAYAAGDAGAFETLYARHRGRLYHYLLRQLRDVALAEEMFQDVWQRVIAARQGWQPQAAFSTWLLRIAHNRLGDHWRAAKHRPAAPADADLRTASVPDPDTPERQLSAFEQRRQLQLALDDLPEDQREVLLLRLEQELSLEEIGQITGVGRETVKSRLRYAMDKLRARLGE
- the dnaJ gene encoding molecular chaperone DnaJ: MSKRDYYEVLGVARTASDEELKKAYRRCAMKHHPDRNPGDHAAEAAFKECKEAYEVLSDGNKRRMYDAHGHAAFEHGMGGMGGGGGPGGPDMGDIFGDIFGNIFGGAGGGGRASRRGADIGYVLELDLEEAVAGIERRIEIPTLGECEHCHGSGSEDGKVETCTTCQGRGQVRIQRGIFAMQQSCPHCAGRGQIVQNPCGTCHGAGRVEETKVLSVKIPPGVDNGDRIRLSGEGEAGPAGTPPGDLYVEVRVREHAIFQRDGDDLHCEVPIRISQAALGDTVRVATLGGEAEIRIPAETQTGKLFRLRGKGVRSVRSRSEGDLYCRVVVETPVNLTPDQRKLLEQFESTFTGEDARKHSPKSATFIDGVKGFWDRMTS